Proteins encoded together in one Impatiens glandulifera chromosome 1, dImpGla2.1, whole genome shotgun sequence window:
- the LOC124926536 gene encoding cell wall / vacuolar inhibitor of fructosidase 1-like produces the protein MASSIPQVIIGFTFLALLSSLQLSIVMGDDNLIIQTCKHTQIFKLCLRTLQSDPRSKSEDVAGLGLIVVDAIKKNINVGINQIKRLRHSRPRLIKPLSSCLDNYEFVLSDLVPETEHAIRGVPKFAEDGMVGTAQVADSCKSAFGSSVSPISALNTRIRDLAVVARAIIRNLL, from the coding sequence ATGGCTTCTTCTATACCTCAAGTCATCATAGGTTTCACATTCTTAGCCCTCCTTTCCTCACTTCAATTATCAATTGTAATGGGGGATGATAATCTcataatccaaacatgcaaacACACACAGATTTTCAAGCTCTGTCTCAGAACACTTCAATCAGATCCACGAAGCAAGAGTGAAGATGTTGCGGGACTAGGCCTAATTGTTGTAGATGCaatcaagaaaaatataaatgtggGAATTAATCAAATCAAACGATTACGACATTCAAGGCCACGCCTCATAAAGCCTTTAAGCTCTTGTCTAGATAATTATGAGTTCGTTTTAAGTGATCTTGTACCAGAAACAGAACATGCAATTCGAGGAGTCCCCAAGTTTGCAGAAGATGGAATGGTTGGTACTGCACAAGTGGCTGATAGTTGCAAGAGTGCTTTTGGTTCATCAGTTTCTCCTATTTCTGCCTTAAATACTAGAATTCGTGACTTGGCTGTTGTGGCTAGAGCCATAATAAGGAATTTGTTGTGA
- the LOC124926526 gene encoding cell wall / vacuolar inhibitor of fructosidase 1-like, with product MASSIPQVIIGFTFLALLSSLQLSIVMGDDNLIIQTCKHTQIFKLCLRTLQSDPRSKSEDVAGLGLIVVDAIKKNINVGINQIKRLRHSRPRLIKPLSSCLDNYEFVLSDLVPETEHAIRGVPKFAEDGMVGTAQVADSCKSAFGSSVSPISALNTRIRDLAVVARAIIRNLL from the coding sequence ATGGCTTCTTCTATACCTCAAGTCATCATAGGTTTCACATTCTTAGCCCTCCTTTCCTCACTTCAATTATCAATTGTAATGGGGGATGATAATCTcataatccaaacatgcaaacACACACAGATTTTCAAGCTCTGTCTCAGAACACTTCAATCAGATCCACGAAGCAAGAGTGAAGATGTTGCGGGACTAGGCCTAATTGTTGTAGATGCaatcaagaaaaatataaatgtggGAATTAATCAAATCAAACGATTACGACATTCAAGGCCACGCCTCATAAAGCCTTTAAGCTCTTGTCTAGATAATTATGAGTTCGTTTTAAGTGATCTTGTACCAGAAACAGAACATGCAATTCGAGGAGTCCCCAAGTTTGCAGAAGATGGAATGGTTGGTACTGCACAAGTGGCTGATAGTTGCAAGAGTGCATTTGGTTCATCAGTTTCTCCTATTTCTGCCTTAAATACTAGAATTCGTGACTTGGCTGTTGTGGCTAGAGCCATAATAAGGAATTTGTTGTGA